In Pleuronectes platessa chromosome 4, fPlePla1.1, whole genome shotgun sequence, the following proteins share a genomic window:
- the LOC128438143 gene encoding tripartite motif-containing protein 16-like, translating into MAQQEIHLDRERFCCPICLDLLKDPVTTICGHSYCKSCINTHWNKGEERGSYSCPQCRQTFTPRPVLEKNTMLADLVEELKKTGLQAAPADHCYAGPGDVACDVCTGRKLKAIKSCLNCLASYCEKHLQRHLQSAALKKHKLVEPSEKLQENICSRHDEVRRMFCRTDQQCICYLCSVEEHKDHDTVSAAAERTEMQRELGLRRQTIQQRVQDTEKDVKLLQQEEEALNVSADKAVEDSEKIFTEMIRLLEKRSSDVKQQIRSQQETEVSRVRELQERLEQEITELKRKDQELKQLSDTEDHNQFLHNYPSLSPLSGSTHSSSIRIRPMRNFEDVTAAVSQVRGRLQDILSETETEILHIMSQVDVLLRQPEPETRADLLRYSQEITLDPNTANKRLLLSEGNRKVTWMREDQSYSDHPDRFTVYYQVLSRESLTGRCYWEVEVGMRGGGVRVAVTYKNISRAGNSDECLFGSNDKSWSLYCGGNSYNFYYNNIKTPVSGPVSSRVGVYLDHSAGVLSFYSVSDTMTLLHRVQTTFTQPLCAGVRVCSGSTAEFCKLK; encoded by the coding sequence atggcgcagcaagAAATTCAcctggacagagaaagattctgctgtccgatctgtctggatctactgaaggatccggtgactactatctgtggacacagctactgtaagagctgtattaacacccactggaacaaaggggaggagagaggaagctacagctgccctcagtgtagacagaccttcacaccgaggcctgtcctggagaaaaacaccatgttagctgatttagtggaggagctgaagaagactggactccaagctgctcctgctgatcactgctatgctggacctggagatgtggcctgtgatgtctgcactgggagaaaactgaaagctatcaagtcctgtttgaattgtttggcctcttattgtgaaaaacacctccagcgtcatcttcagtcagctgcattgaagaagcacaagctggtggagccctcggagaagctccaggagaacatctgctctcgtcacgacgaggtgaggaggatgttctgccgcactgatcagcagtgtatctgttatctctgctctgtggaggaacataaagaccacgacacagtgtcagctgcagcagaaaggactgagatgcagagagagctcgggctgaggagacagacaatccagcagagagtccaggacacagaaaAAGACGTGAAGttgcttcaacaggaggaggaggccctcaatgtctctgctgataaagcagtggaggacagtgagaagatcttcactgagatgatccgtctgctggagaaaagaagctctgatgtgaagcagcagatcagatcccagcaggaaactgaagtgagtcgagtcagagagcttcaggagagactggagcaggagatcactgagctgaagaggaaagaccaggaactgaagcagctctcagacacagaggatcacaaccagtttctacacaactacccctcactgtcaccactcagtggatctacacactcatccagcatcaggatccgtcctatgaggaactttgaggacgtgacagcagctgtgtcccaggtcagaggtcgactacaggacattctgagtgagacagagacagagattttacatattatgtctcaagtggatgttttactgcgacaaccagagccagagaccagagctgacctcttaagatattcacaggaaatcacactggatccaaacacagcaaacaaacgtctgttattatctgagggaaacagaaaagtaacatggATGAGAGAAGATCAGTCTTATtctgatcacccagacagattcactgttTATtatcaggtcctgagtagagagagtctgactggacgttgttactgggaggtcgAGGtggggatgagaggaggaggagttcgtgtagcagtcacatacaagaatatcagcagagcaggaaactcagatgaatgtttatttggatcaaatgataaatcttggtcattatATTGTGGTGGAAACAGTTATAACTTTTATTACAACAACATCaagactccagtgtcaggtcctgtgtcctccagagtaggagtgtacctggatcacagtgcaggtgttctgtccttctacagcgtctctgacaccatgactctcctccacagagtccagaccacgttcactcagcctctctgtgCTGGAGTTAGGGTTTGTTCtggatccacagctgagttctgtaaactcaaatag
- the LOC128438532 gene encoding E3 ubiquitin/ISG15 ligase TRIM25 — MAQKEFQLDMERFCCSICLDLLKDPVATGCGHSYCKSCINTHWDKGEERGSYSCPQCRQTFTPRPVLGKNTMLADLVEELKKTGLQAAPADHCYAGPEDVACDVCTGRKLKALKSCLNCLASYCEKHIQRHLQSAALKKHKLVEPSEKLQENICSRHDEVMKMFCRTDQQCICYLCSVEEHKDHDTVSAAAERTERQRELGLRRQTIQQRVQDTEKDVKLLQQEEEALNGSADKALEDSEEIFTEMIRLLEKRSSDVKQQIRSQQETEVSRVRELQERLEQEITELKRKDHELKQLSDTEDHNQFLHNYPSLSPLSGSTHSSSIRIRPLRNFEDVTAAVSQVRGRLQDILSETETEILQIVSQVDVLLPQPEPETRADFLRYSQEITLDPNTAHRQLLLSEGNRKVTYMSEDQSYSDHPDRFTVYHQVLSRESLTGRCYWEVEVEVRGAVRVAVTYKNISRAGSSECIFGSNDKSWSLRCGGNSYNFYYNNIQTPVSGPVSSRVGVYLDHSAGVLSFYSVSDTMTLLHRVQTTFTQPLYAGVYVGYGSTAEFCKLKSLQGVNERGRSRDLFLFRGSETVPQSLAAAEMAQQDIQLDRERFCCSICLDLLKDPVATGCGHSYCKSCINNHWDKGEERGSYSCPQCRQTFTPRPVLEKNTMLADLVEELKKTGFQAAPADHCYAGPEDVACDVCTGRKLKALKSCLNCLASYCEKHIQLHFQSAPFMKHKLVEPSEKLQENICSRHDEVMKMFCRTDQQCICYLCSVDEHKDHDTGSAAAERTERQRELGLRRQTIQQRVQDTEKELKLLQQEEKAVNGSADKAVKDSEEIFTEMIRLLEKRSSDVKQQIRSQQETEVSRVRELQERLEQEITELKRKDQELKQLSDTEDHNQFLHNYPSLSPLSGSTHSSSIRIRPLRDFEDVTAAMSQVRGRLQDILSETETEILQIVSQVDVLLPQPEPDTRADFLKYSQEITLDPNTVNKRLLLSEGKRKVTYMSEDQSYSDHPDRFTACHQVLSRESLTGRCYWEVEVEVKTLVFVAVTYKNISRAGGSNECLFGYNDKSWSLRCYGNSYIFHYNSIQTPVSGPVSSRVGVYLDHSAGVLSFYRVSDTMTLLHRVQTTFTQPLYAGVSVYHGSTAEFCKLK; from the exons atggcgcagaAAGAATTTCAACTAGACATGGAAAGATTCTGCtgttcgatctgtctggatctactgaaggatccggtggctactggctgtggacacagctactgtaagagctgtattaacacccactgggacaaaggggaggagagaggaagctacagctgtcctcagtgtagacagaccttcacaccgaggcctgtcctggggaaaaacaccatgttagctgatttagtggaggagctgaagaagactggactccaagctgctcctgctgatcactgctatgctggacctgaagatgtggcctgtgatgtctgcactgggagaaaactgaaagctctcaagtcctgtttgaattgtttggcctcttattgtgaaaaacacatccagcgtcatcttcagtcagctgcattgaagaagcacaagctggtggagccctcggagaagctccaggagaacatctgctctcgtcacgacgaggtgatgaagatgttctgccgcactgatcagcagtgtatctgttatctctgctctgtggaggaacataaagaccacgacacagtgtcagctgcagcagaaaggactgagaggcagagagagctcgggctgaggagacaaacaatccagcagagagtccaggacacagagaaagacgtgaagctgcttcaacaggaggaggaggccctcaatggctctgctgataaagcattggaggacagtgaggagatcttcactgagatgatccgtctgctggagaaaagaagctctgatgtgaagcagcagatcagatcccagcaggaaactgaagtgagtcgagtcagagagcttcaggagagactggagcaggagatcactgagctgaagaggaaagaccatgaactgaagcagctgtcagacacagaggatcacaaccagtttctacacaactacccctcactgtcaccactcagtggatctacacactcatccagcatcaggatccgtcctctgaggaactttgaggacgtgacagcagctgtgtcccaggtcagaggtcgactacaggacattctgagtgagacagagacagagattttacagattgtgtctcaagtggatgttttactgccacaaccagaaccagagaccagagctgacttcttaagatattcacaggaaatcacactggatccaaacacagcacacagacagctgttattatctgagggaaacagaaaagtaacatatATGAGTGAAGATCAGTCTTATtctgatcacccagacagattcactgttTATcatcaggtcctgagtagagagagtctgactggacgttgttactgggaggtggaggtggaggtgagaggagcagtTCGTGTAGCTgtcacatacaagaatatcagcagagcaggaagctCAGAATGTATATTTGGATcaaatgataaatcttggtcattaCGTTGTGGTGGAAACAGTTATAACTTTTATTACAACAACATCcagactccagtgtcaggtcctgtgtcctccagagtaggagtgtacctggatcacagtgcaggtgttctgtccttctacagcgtctctgacaccatgactctcctccacagagtccagaccacattcactcagcctctctatgctggagtttaTGTTGGTTATGGATCCACAGCcgagttctgtaaactcaaa tccctgcagggagtgaacgagagggggaggagcagagatctgtttctgttcagaggaagtgaaactgttcctcagtctctggcagcagctgaaatggcgcagcaGGACATTcaactggacagagaaagattctgctgttcgatctgtctggatctactgaaggatccggtggctactggctgtggacacagctactgtaagagctgtattaacaaccactgggacaaaggggaggagagaggaagctacagctgtcctcagtgtagacagaccttcacaccgaggcctgtcctggagaaaaacaccatgttagctgatttagtggaggagctgaagaagactggattccaagctgctcctgctgatcactgctatgctggacctgaagatgtcgcttgtgatgtctgcactgggagaaaactgaaagctctcaagtcctgtttgaattgtttggcctcttattgtgaaaaacacatcCAGCTTCATTTTCAATCAGCTCCATTTatgaagcacaagctggtggagccctcggagaagctccaggagaacatctgctctcgtcacgacgaggtgatgaagatgttctgccgcactgatcagcagtgtatctgttatctctgctctgtggatgaacataaagaccacgacacagggtcagctgcagcagaaaggactgagaggcagagagagctcgggctgaggagacaaacaatccagcagagagtccaggacacagagaaagaactgaagctgcttcaacaggaggagaaggccgtcaatggctctgctgataaagcagtgaaggacagtgaggagatcttcactgagatgatccgtctgctggagaaaagaagctctgatgtgaagcagcagatcagatcccagcaggaaactgaagtgagtcgagtcagagagcttcaggagagactggagcaggagatcactgagctgaagaggaaagaccaggaactgaagcagctctcagacacagaggaccacaaccagtttctacacaactacccctcactgtcaccactcagtggatctacacactcatccagcatcaggatccgtcctctgagggactttgaggacgtgacagcagctatgtcccaggtcagaggtcgactacaggacattctgagtgagacagagacagagattttacagattgtgtctcaagtggatgttttactgccacaaccagaaCCAGataccagagctgacttcttaaaatattcacaggaaatcacactggatccaaacacagtaaacaaacgtctgttattatctgagggaaaaagaaaagtaacaTATATGAGTGAAGATCAGTCTTATtctgatcacccagacagattcactgcTTGTcatcaggtcctgagtagagagagtctgactggacgttgttactgggaggtggaggtggaggtgaaaacATTAGTTTttgtagcagtcacatacaagaatatcagcagagcaggaggctcaaatgaatgtctgtttggatacaatgataaatcttggtcattaCGTTGTTATGGAAACAGTTATATCTTTCATTACAACAGCATCcagactccagtgtcaggtcctgtgtcctccagagtaggagtgtacctggatcacagtgcaggtgttctgtccttctacagagtctctgacaccatgactctcctccacagagtccagaccacattcactcagcctctctatgctggagttagtGTTTATCAtggatccacagctgagttctgtaaactcaaatag